A genomic window from Cutibacterium acnes includes:
- a CDS encoding GtrA family protein, which produces MTVHSVLPFPLSGLPVTFIGYCIINGLGFLIDMSLLAVFFRGVGLPYPVSVSLGYGLSAVYSFVVNRWLNFHSHGNLGRQSGRYVVTMVTNYVCLTLGLSSLLESLGVHFELARFTAACVEGLYVYLMLSIWVFPKSGRRQLA; this is translated from the coding sequence TTGACGGTTCACTCCGTCCTGCCGTTTCCCTTGTCTGGCCTGCCCGTTACCTTCATCGGTTACTGCATTATCAACGGGTTGGGGTTCCTTATCGATATGAGCCTATTGGCCGTTTTCTTCCGAGGGGTAGGTTTGCCGTATCCGGTGTCGGTGTCCCTGGGATACGGGCTGTCGGCTGTCTACTCATTCGTTGTGAATCGATGGCTGAACTTCCACTCTCACGGTAACCTCGGTCGTCAGAGCGGACGCTACGTGGTGACGATGGTGACGAATTACGTGTGCCTAACCCTGGGATTGTCGTCCTTGCTGGAATCCTTGGGCGTTCATTTTGAGCTCGCTAGGTTCACCGCCGCTTGCGTTGAGGGCCTTTACGTCTATTTGATGTTGAGTATTTGGGTGTTCCCGAAGTCCGGGAGACGACAATTGGCGTGA
- a CDS encoding OPT family oligopeptide transporter, which yields MTFRGIVLGGLMTLIFTAANVYLGLKVGLTFATSIPAAVISMAVLRHFKGHSVEENNIVQTIASAAGTLSAIIFVLPGLIMVGWWSGFPYWTTLAICLVGGILGVMYSIPLRRALVTGSDLPYPEGVAGAEVLKVGDSAGAAEANKVGLRVIIVGSVVSAAYALLSDLKLVKSALTKPFKTGDSSGSMVGVSMSMALIGVGHLVGIAVAAAILVGLFISYGAILPWRVSGKVGSDLTVIQDVFTSDVRFVGAGTIGVAAIWTLVKVIGPIVKGISDSISSSKTRHEGGEVPLTERDLPVSVVLTVVLISMIPIGFMLWGFARDMVVSRSMTGVIIVSLAFILLVGLAVASVCGYMAGLIGASNSPISGVGILVVLVAALLIKLTYGAVGGGETVKLVAYTLFTASIVFGIATISNDNLQDLKTGQLVGSTPWKQQIALIIGVIFGSAIIPPVMQLMQSAFGFQGAPGAGPNALQAPQATLISSLATGVFGGSLDWGLMGIGALVGIGVIVVDEILTHTTKKFSLPPLAVGMGMYLPMTLSLTIPIGAALGWLFDKWAAHTAGDVEGKKRTGILLATGLIVGESIFGVIYAAMIAAAGSEDAIAIAPESWDSGAGIVGVITFAAAIAFLYRWTKRQAKERVEA from the coding sequence TTGACCTTCCGAGGCATCGTCCTCGGTGGCCTCATGACGTTGATTTTCACCGCGGCGAATGTTTACCTCGGGCTCAAGGTCGGTTTGACCTTCGCCACGTCTATTCCTGCTGCCGTCATCTCGATGGCCGTGCTGCGTCACTTCAAGGGACACTCGGTCGAAGAGAACAACATTGTCCAGACGATCGCGTCGGCGGCCGGCACCCTCTCCGCGATTATTTTCGTGCTGCCCGGACTTATCATGGTCGGCTGGTGGTCAGGTTTCCCGTACTGGACCACCCTAGCTATCTGTCTAGTTGGCGGCATCCTCGGCGTTATGTATTCGATTCCGCTGCGTCGGGCCCTCGTGACAGGCTCGGATCTTCCCTACCCGGAGGGCGTCGCAGGAGCTGAGGTGCTCAAAGTAGGCGATTCCGCTGGTGCCGCCGAGGCTAACAAGGTGGGTCTGCGAGTCATCATCGTCGGTTCTGTGGTCTCTGCAGCGTACGCCCTGTTGTCGGATCTTAAGCTTGTGAAGTCGGCGCTGACCAAGCCTTTCAAGACGGGCGACAGTAGCGGCTCGATGGTTGGCGTGAGCATGTCGATGGCGCTCATTGGCGTCGGTCACTTGGTTGGTATTGCCGTGGCCGCGGCCATCCTCGTCGGTCTCTTTATTTCGTACGGTGCGATCCTGCCGTGGCGGGTATCCGGCAAAGTTGGTAGCGACCTTACGGTGATTCAGGACGTCTTCACTAGCGATGTCCGCTTCGTCGGTGCTGGCACCATCGGTGTTGCGGCTATCTGGACTCTTGTCAAGGTCATTGGCCCCATCGTCAAGGGCATCAGCGATTCCATAAGTTCCTCCAAGACACGTCACGAGGGCGGCGAAGTCCCACTGACCGAGCGTGACCTACCGGTTTCTGTTGTCCTCACCGTGGTGTTGATCTCGATGATCCCGATCGGTTTCATGCTGTGGGGATTTGCTCGCGACATGGTTGTATCGCGGTCCATGACCGGCGTCATCATCGTCAGCTTGGCGTTCATCCTGCTCGTCGGTCTGGCTGTTGCTTCTGTGTGCGGTTACATGGCTGGTCTCATCGGTGCATCCAATAGCCCGATTTCCGGCGTTGGCATCCTGGTCGTCCTGGTGGCTGCTCTCCTCATCAAACTCACCTATGGTGCTGTTGGTGGTGGTGAGACGGTTAAGCTGGTGGCCTATACCCTGTTTACCGCATCCATCGTCTTTGGTATCGCGACGATCTCGAATGACAACCTGCAGGACCTCAAGACTGGTCAGTTGGTTGGTTCGACGCCGTGGAAACAGCAGATTGCGCTGATCATCGGAGTTATTTTTGGTTCGGCGATCATCCCGCCCGTCATGCAGCTCATGCAGAGCGCCTTTGGTTTCCAGGGTGCCCCCGGTGCTGGTCCGAACGCTTTGCAAGCCCCACAAGCTACCCTTATTTCCTCGCTGGCGACTGGCGTCTTCGGCGGGTCTCTTGACTGGGGACTCATGGGGATTGGTGCCCTGGTGGGTATCGGCGTTATCGTCGTCGACGAGATCCTCACTCACACCACCAAGAAGTTCTCCCTTCCGCCCCTAGCCGTCGGGATGGGCATGTACTTGCCGATGACCCTGTCTTTGACGATTCCGATTGGCGCCGCGCTTGGCTGGCTGTTCGACAAGTGGGCGGCCCACACCGCCGGTGATGTCGAAGGTAAAAAGCGGACCGGAATCTTGCTGGCCACGGGCCTCATCGTCGGTGAGTCAATCTTCGGTGTCATCTATGCTGCCATGATCGCGGCCGCGGGATCCGAGGACGCCATTGCCATCGCGCCTGAGTCATGGGACAGCGGCGCTGGGATCGTTGGCGTGATCACCTTCGCCGCTGCAATCGCGTTCCTGTACCGGTGGACCAAGCGCCAGGCGAAAGAGCGCGTCGAAGCGTGA
- a CDS encoding methionine/alanine import family NSS transporter small subunit gives MSTSAIIMMISAMVTVWGGLAASAISLFRHPEQD, from the coding sequence ATGAGCACTTCAGCGATCATCATGATGATCAGTGCGATGGTCACGGTGTGGGGCGGACTAGCTGCGTCGGCCATCTCGCTCTTCCGACATCCTGAACAGGACTGA
- a CDS encoding uracil-DNA glycosylase: protein MSSVCILLEATVVAHPVAELVTPDWAEALTGVEPRIHEMGDFLRAETAAGRGFLPHGDRILRAFSRPMADVRVLIVGQDPYPTPGHPVGLSFSVERDVRPLPRSLQNIYTELQSDLGIAPCEHGDLTGWFEQGVLLLNRCLTVQPGRPASHRGKGWEEVTQTAIEALVARGGPLVAILWGRDAQSLEPMLGKVPIVKSSHPSPMSARYGFFGSRPFSRTNELLVQQGADPINWDLSSH from the coding sequence ATGTCATCCGTATGTATTCTCTTGGAGGCCACCGTGGTTGCTCATCCCGTTGCTGAACTCGTCACCCCCGACTGGGCAGAGGCATTAACAGGAGTGGAACCCCGGATCCACGAGATGGGCGACTTCCTACGAGCGGAGACAGCTGCCGGGAGAGGCTTTTTACCTCATGGTGACCGTATTCTACGTGCTTTCTCCCGTCCGATGGCTGATGTTCGCGTACTTATCGTCGGTCAGGACCCCTACCCGACGCCCGGGCATCCGGTGGGTTTGAGTTTTTCAGTGGAGCGGGATGTCCGACCGCTGCCGCGGTCCTTGCAAAACATCTACACCGAGTTGCAGTCAGATCTCGGTATTGCCCCATGTGAGCACGGTGATCTCACCGGCTGGTTTGAACAGGGCGTACTGCTTCTCAACAGGTGTCTAACAGTCCAGCCGGGGCGGCCAGCATCCCATCGAGGCAAGGGATGGGAGGAGGTCACCCAGACGGCGATCGAAGCTTTGGTGGCGCGCGGCGGTCCGCTGGTGGCGATCCTGTGGGGACGCGATGCGCAGTCCCTAGAGCCCATGCTGGGCAAAGTTCCTATTGTAAAGTCCTCGCACCCCTCCCCCATGTCAGCCCGGTACGGTTTTTTCGGATCTCGACCGTTTAGTCGCACGAATGAATTGCTCGTACAGCAAGGGGCAGACCCCATCAACTGGGATTTGTCGTCCCACTAA
- a CDS encoding aldo/keto reductase encodes MKYRQIGPFRTSAIAYGSMPLSIEGRPDRETAINILHDVLDAGCTHIDTAWAYYESGGVEQYGERLVTDALASWDGDHSTISVATKVGHFRCFNDAGQPVWDVDGSPERLRRDAKLSAEALRTDQIDLLYLHRPDPKVEYEGMVRTLAGILDDGLARTAGISNANPDQIRLAHSILGDRLVAVQNQFSPGFLSSRPELELCGELGLAFVAWSPLGGYRRPLDEDAFAAFQRIADARGISRAQVILAWELSKGPHVIPIPGSHRSQTILDSLRSVDVTLNDEELAQLP; translated from the coding sequence ATGAAGTACCGCCAGATCGGACCATTCCGTACGTCAGCAATTGCCTACGGCTCGATGCCGCTGTCTATTGAGGGCCGTCCCGACCGCGAGACCGCGATCAACATCCTCCATGACGTCCTCGACGCGGGATGCACCCACATTGACACCGCTTGGGCCTATTACGAGTCAGGAGGCGTGGAGCAGTACGGCGAAAGGCTCGTCACCGATGCCTTGGCGTCATGGGATGGTGACCATTCGACAATCTCGGTGGCCACTAAAGTCGGGCACTTTCGCTGTTTCAACGACGCCGGGCAACCCGTCTGGGATGTTGATGGGTCACCGGAACGACTGCGTCGCGACGCGAAGCTCTCGGCTGAGGCATTGCGTACCGACCAGATCGATCTATTGTATTTGCATCGCCCTGACCCCAAGGTCGAATACGAAGGCATGGTGCGGACTCTGGCCGGAATCCTCGACGACGGTTTGGCGCGTACCGCAGGCATCTCTAATGCCAATCCCGACCAGATTCGACTGGCCCACAGCATCCTCGGTGATCGTCTCGTGGCGGTGCAGAACCAGTTCTCCCCAGGATTTCTATCCTCGCGTCCGGAACTGGAGCTATGCGGCGAACTCGGCCTAGCCTTCGTCGCGTGGAGCCCGCTGGGCGGGTATCGTCGTCCCCTCGACGAGGACGCATTCGCGGCCTTCCAGCGCATCGCCGACGCCCGTGGCATCAGCCGGGCACAGGTCATCCTTGCTTGGGAGCTGAGCAAGGGCCCGCACGTCATCCCGATTCCCGGGTCCCACCGTTCCCAGACGATTCTTGATTCCCTCAGGTCCGTCGACGTCACGCTGAACGACGAGGAGCTTGCCCAGCTTCCGTGA
- a CDS encoding AI-2E family transporter, translated as MDETVGVTSTSEAANVATQPVPTPVEDVPNGVRTAAGWCWRMIVIAAFIYGLYQVLHAASEVSVPVAVALMLTAAMWPLPNWLSRHHIHRGIASGICLLLLVILVGGVFTLVGAQIALQWRQLGDQSVASFKQALQWLAKSPLHTNEAQLTHLMQKAEAAMAGSQGRIASTAAAAGSQIGRFGAGLVMALFATFFFVYEGDKLAEKSAVLIPREHRAAILDAAKRGWVALVAYVRAAVIVAFVDGLGAGIGAAIIGSSMSVAIGALTFILAFVPIVGALTAGVVAVGVVLVTLGFFKAFIMLIVFVAVMQIEGHVLQPFLLGKAVSIHPLIVLLGIAVGAIISGIVGALFAIPIVAFGVAFIKALNPETPANEVPPNHDDLAAEHT; from the coding sequence ATGGATGAGACGGTTGGCGTCACCTCCACGTCCGAGGCCGCTAACGTTGCTACTCAGCCCGTCCCTACTCCCGTCGAAGACGTCCCTAATGGTGTGCGCACCGCTGCCGGATGGTGTTGGCGGATGATCGTTATTGCGGCCTTCATCTATGGCCTCTACCAAGTGCTCCACGCGGCTTCTGAGGTGTCCGTGCCAGTCGCGGTGGCTCTTATGCTTACTGCTGCCATGTGGCCACTACCCAACTGGTTGTCGCGACATCACATCCATCGCGGTATCGCGTCGGGAATCTGCTTATTGCTCCTTGTCATCCTTGTTGGTGGGGTGTTCACTCTCGTCGGAGCCCAGATCGCTCTGCAGTGGCGTCAGTTGGGTGACCAAAGTGTCGCTAGCTTCAAACAGGCTCTGCAGTGGCTGGCCAAGAGCCCCTTGCACACCAATGAGGCTCAACTTACCCACCTCATGCAGAAGGCCGAGGCAGCCATGGCCGGCTCTCAAGGGCGCATCGCCTCGACTGCTGCTGCTGCCGGTTCCCAGATCGGACGGTTCGGCGCCGGTCTTGTAATGGCGCTGTTTGCAACGTTCTTTTTCGTCTACGAGGGCGACAAATTGGCCGAGAAATCGGCGGTTTTGATCCCGCGCGAGCATCGTGCCGCAATCCTCGACGCCGCGAAGCGCGGCTGGGTTGCGCTGGTCGCCTATGTGCGCGCTGCGGTCATCGTCGCATTTGTCGATGGTCTGGGCGCCGGGATCGGAGCCGCTATTATCGGGTCGTCAATGTCAGTGGCGATTGGCGCTCTGACATTCATCTTGGCCTTCGTTCCCATTGTCGGTGCGCTGACGGCTGGTGTCGTCGCCGTCGGCGTGGTGTTGGTGACGCTTGGATTCTTCAAGGCCTTCATCATGCTTATCGTTTTCGTGGCCGTCATGCAGATTGAGGGACACGTCCTGCAGCCCTTCCTGTTGGGCAAGGCCGTCTCCATTCATCCGCTCATCGTGCTGCTCGGTATTGCTGTCGGTGCCATCATCTCCGGCATCGTGGGCGCTCTGTTCGCCATTCCGATCGTTGCCTTTGGGGTAGCCTTCATCAAGGCTTTGAACCCCGAGACCCCGGCGAACGAAGTCCCGCCAAACCACGATGACCTGGCTGCTGAGCACACGTGA
- the msrA gene encoding peptide-methionine (S)-S-oxide reductase MsrA — protein sequence MNKTEMVSSENALPGGHTPVLAMPFFHRVTGDRLDRPFPSSETIYLAMGCFWGAEKLFWNTDGVLQTAVGYMGGLTPNPTYREVYTGCTGHAETVRVTYDPTQVSTEAILTIFLENHDPTQGMRQGNDVGTQYRSEIWCTTTEQFMTATTVKGSYQANLLNAGYGAITTAISMANGVEFYLAEAEHQQYLEDNPFGYCPVHATGVCLAGS from the coding sequence ATGAATAAAACCGAGATGGTCTCATCGGAGAACGCACTACCAGGGGGTCATACCCCAGTGCTGGCGATGCCGTTCTTCCACCGAGTGACCGGAGACCGGCTCGATCGTCCCTTCCCAAGCTCAGAGACGATCTACCTAGCCATGGGCTGTTTTTGGGGAGCCGAAAAGCTGTTTTGGAACACTGACGGAGTACTGCAGACCGCCGTCGGGTACATGGGCGGTCTCACCCCTAACCCCACCTACCGCGAGGTGTACACGGGATGCACCGGACACGCCGAAACCGTTCGAGTAACCTACGACCCCACTCAGGTCTCGACCGAGGCGATCCTCACTATCTTCCTGGAAAACCATGACCCTACTCAGGGAATGCGCCAGGGCAACGACGTGGGCACACAGTACCGTTCGGAGATCTGGTGCACCACCACCGAACAGTTCATGACGGCCACCACTGTCAAGGGCTCTTACCAAGCCAACCTACTCAACGCGGGCTATGGAGCCATCACGACCGCGATCTCCATGGCCAACGGCGTCGAGTTTTACCTGGCGGAGGCCGAGCACCAGCAGTATCTCGAAGACAACCCCTTCGGTTACTGCCCCGTTCACGCCACCGGGGTATGCCTCGCCGGCTCGTGA
- a CDS encoding sodium-dependent transporter, giving the protein MSDPAQSGATVAGGGRATRKPQRRESFAGRGAFLIAAIGSAVGLGNIWRFPYVAYSNGGGAFIVPYLVALLTAGIPLLFLDYAVGHKFRGSPPMALRRLHRRMEAIGWWQTLICWVIVIYYAVIIAWAIRYVGFSVTKTWGHDPEGFLTGSFLHVASNVDVEFHFVSGVFWPLLLLWLFVLAIMATGVEKGITRASWIFMPLLAVMFITLVIVALTLDGASVGLNALFTPSWGALGNYRVWMAAYGQIFFSLSVGFGIMVTYASYLKPKSDLTGSGLVVGFANSSFEILAGLGVFAALGFMATASGKPVSEVAGSGIGLAFIAFPQIISQAGAVGPILGVLFFVSLVFAGITSMISLLEVVIAAFREKTGISRKAATWIIGGVTAIASIVLFPTTTGLNLLDVTDHFINNIGIVGVALLACLVISWALRKLPVLRDHLNEYSSFQVNKVWMALVSVVAPLVLLSLWITEIITVASKGYGEMPRNFVGIFGWGMSILVVVLAIVLSLIPWPHRSAIHHELTHEEELACENFQETEEGALS; this is encoded by the coding sequence ATGTCTGACCCTGCGCAGTCCGGCGCAACCGTCGCAGGTGGGGGGAGAGCCACTCGAAAGCCCCAGCGGCGTGAGAGTTTCGCCGGCCGAGGCGCCTTTCTCATCGCTGCGATCGGTTCTGCGGTCGGCTTGGGCAATATCTGGAGGTTCCCTTATGTCGCCTATAGCAATGGTGGTGGAGCCTTCATCGTGCCTTATCTGGTAGCGCTGCTCACCGCTGGTATTCCGTTGCTCTTCCTCGACTACGCCGTCGGGCATAAGTTCCGGGGCTCTCCGCCGATGGCTCTACGCCGTCTCCACAGGCGCATGGAGGCCATCGGGTGGTGGCAGACCCTCATCTGTTGGGTGATCGTCATCTACTATGCGGTCATCATTGCCTGGGCCATTCGCTATGTCGGGTTCTCTGTGACGAAAACGTGGGGACACGACCCGGAGGGGTTCCTTACGGGCAGCTTCCTGCACGTGGCTAGCAACGTTGACGTCGAGTTCCACTTCGTGTCTGGAGTGTTCTGGCCATTGTTGTTGCTATGGCTTTTTGTGCTTGCCATCATGGCTACCGGCGTCGAGAAGGGCATTACCCGGGCATCGTGGATCTTTATGCCGCTGCTCGCGGTGATGTTCATTACTCTGGTTATCGTCGCTCTTACCCTTGACGGGGCCTCGGTTGGACTTAATGCATTGTTCACCCCGTCGTGGGGTGCGCTGGGCAACTATCGGGTGTGGATGGCGGCTTACGGTCAGATCTTTTTCTCGCTATCGGTGGGGTTCGGGATCATGGTGACCTACGCCTCCTACCTCAAGCCGAAGTCTGACCTGACAGGATCTGGCCTGGTCGTCGGATTCGCGAACTCTTCGTTCGAAATCCTCGCGGGCCTCGGCGTCTTCGCTGCTCTGGGATTTATGGCGACCGCTTCCGGTAAGCCGGTGAGTGAGGTCGCCGGCTCGGGTATTGGCCTGGCCTTCATCGCTTTCCCACAGATCATCAGCCAGGCCGGTGCTGTCGGACCAATTCTGGGAGTGCTGTTCTTCGTCTCCCTGGTCTTCGCCGGCATCACCTCAATGATCAGCTTGCTCGAGGTCGTCATCGCTGCTTTCCGAGAAAAGACGGGTATCTCACGTAAAGCTGCGACCTGGATTATTGGCGGTGTGACGGCGATTGCGTCGATCGTGTTGTTTCCGACGACGACTGGTCTCAATCTGCTCGACGTTACCGACCACTTCATCAACAACATCGGCATCGTTGGGGTTGCCCTGCTCGCATGCCTCGTCATTTCCTGGGCGCTGCGGAAGCTGCCGGTGTTGCGCGATCACCTCAACGAGTACTCCTCGTTCCAGGTCAACAAGGTGTGGATGGCCCTGGTCAGTGTTGTCGCCCCGCTGGTCTTGCTGAGCCTGTGGATCACGGAGATCATCACTGTCGCGAGTAAGGGATATGGCGAAATGCCCAGAAACTTCGTTGGGATCTTCGGCTGGGGAATGTCCATCCTCGTCGTCGTTCTGGCGATAGTGCTGTCACTCATCCCGTGGCCACATCGCTCGGCGATTCATCATGAGCTTACCCACGAGGAGGAGCTGGCCTGCGAAAACTTCCAAGAAACCGAGGAAGGAGCCCTGTCATGA